ACTTAAGCTGGGGTTCGGTTTTTCCTGAAATTGAATAATTTTTTATTAATAATAATTAATCAAATAGAATAAAATAGATTTATATTATGTTATTTACAGTTTATAAAATTTTATGATATAATTTATCCAAATATAGATGGTATTTCCATAAAAACGCATAATGCGATCTTTAAATTGAAAGGAGATAGAAAAATGTCAAAATATGAATGCACTCTTTGTGGCTATATATATGACCCGGAAGTAGGGGATGAAGATACAGGCATCCCTGCTGGGACAGCTTTTGAAGACCTTCCGGAAGATTGGGTATGCCCTCTCTGCGGAGCAGGAAAGGAAGATTTTGAAGAAATATTATAATTTTACATGATTTTGTAAGCCTTTTGTATGCTTTGTGTTTTTTGGTCAATATTCCGATAATGTGTAAGATATTTAATGCCCGTGCCAATGGTTTATATTCAACTAATAACGCGGGCATTTCAAATTATATAAATCTTATTTATTTTTCTTAATATTTCATATCTTAATATTTCATATTTCTATCCA
This region of Clostridiaceae bacterium genomic DNA includes:
- a CDS encoding rubredoxin yields the protein MSKYECTLCGYIYDPEVGDEDTGIPAGTAFEDLPEDWVCPLCGAGKEDFEEIL